The Etheostoma spectabile isolate EspeVRDwgs_2016 chromosome 1, UIUC_Espe_1.0, whole genome shotgun sequence genome has a segment encoding these proteins:
- the rbms1a gene encoding RNA-binding motif, single-stranded-interacting protein 1 → MIFANTGNPLKTANRKQSYPMTPSSPSSSSNSSSTGLEQLSKTNLYIRGLPPATTDLDLVKLCHQYGKIQSAKAILDKTTNKCKGYGFVDFDSPAAALKAVHALKTSGIQAQMAKQQEQDPTNLYISNLPLSVDEKELENMLQSFGQVVSTRILRDYSGNSRGVGFARMDTTEQCHAVISHFNGKFIKIASGTMAPSQPLLCKFADSQRKKHSHSGFVPNGHTGDLRLGAMTLTYDPSSAAMQNGYYPSPYPMSNRIMTMQPAMSPYMSPVSAYQVQSHSWVAHQPYIMQHPGAVMSPSVDPSMSLHPSAMITQQMGQLSLGNNGAYISANPGVQGAYMPQYPPMQAAAENGTPQQVDSSNNSSPYSQLSK, encoded by the exons ATGATCTTCGCAAACACAGGCAACCCGCTGAAGACAGCCAATCGTAAACAG TCCTACCCCATGACTCCGTCCagtcccagcagcagcagcaacagcagcagcacaggcCTGGAGCAGCTCAGCAAAACCAACCTGTACATCCGCGGCCTGCCTCCTGCCACCACAGACCTGGACCTGGTCAAACTTTGTCACCA GTATGGCAAGATTCAGTCAGCAAAAGCAATCTTGGACAAGACAACCAACAAATGTAAAG GTTACGGCTTTGTGGACTTTGACAGCCCTGCGGCGGCTCTAAAGGCGGTACATGCTCTGAAAACCAGCGGCATACAGGCCCAGATGGCCAAG CAACAGGAGCAGGACCCCACTAATCTGTACATATCCAACTTGCCTCTCTCTGTGGATGAGAAAGAGTTGGAGAACATGCTGCAGTCCTTCGGCCAGGTCGTCTCCACCCGGATCCTTCGAGACTACAGCGGTAACAGCCGAGGCGTGGGCTTTGCCAG GATGGACACAACAGAGCAGTGTCATGCAGTCATCTCCCACTTTAATGGGAAGTTTATCAAGATAGCTTCTGGAACTATGG CTCCCTCTCAGCCCTTGCTGTGTAAGTTTGCAGATAGTCAAAGGAAGAAACATTCTCACAGCGGATTTGTTCCCAATGGACATACGGGGGACCTGAGACTA GGTGCAATGACTCTTACCTATGACCCCTCCTCAGCGGCTATGCAGAATGG GTACTATCCTTCTCCGTATCCTATGAGCAACAGGATAATGACGATGCAGCCTGCAATGTCTCCCTACATGTCTCCAGTCTCCGCTTACCAG GTACAGAGTCATTCTTGGGTGGCACACCAACCATACATCATGCAACACCCG GGTGctgtgatgtctccctctgtGGATCCTTCCATGTCACTGCACCCTTCAGCCATGATTACTCAGCAGATGGGCCAGCTGTCACTGGGAAACAATGGAGCG tatatttcaGCCAACCCCGGTGTCCAGGGAGCTTACATGCCTCAGTATCCTCCCATGCAGGCAGCAGCT GAAAACGGCACACCGCAACAAGTGGACTCTTCCAACAACTCGTCTCCCTACAGTCAACTCAGCAAGTAA
- the psmd14 gene encoding 26S proteasome non-ATPase regulatory subunit 14 → MDRLLRLGGGMPGLGQGPPTDAPAVDTAEQVYISSLALLKMLKHGRAGVPMEVMGLMLGEFVDDYTVRVIDVFAMPQSGTGVSVEAVDPVFQAKMLDMLKQTGRPEMVVGWYHSHPGFGCWLSGVDINTQQSFEALSERAVAVVVDPIQSVKGKVVIDAFRLINANMMVLGHEPRQTTSNLGHLNKPSIQALIHGLNRHYYSITINYRKNELEQKMLLNLHKKSWMEGLTLQDYSEHCKLNETIVKEMLELAKNYNKAVEEEDKMTPEQLAIKNVGKQDPKRHLEEHVDVLMTSNIVQCLAAMLDTVVFQ, encoded by the exons ATGGACCGGTTGTTGAGGCTCGGAGGAGGAATGCCAGGGCTTGGCCAG GGCCCCCCAACAGATGCACCTGCTGTGGACACAGCAGAGCAGGTTTACATCTCCTCTCTGGCCCTGCTCAAG ATGTTGAAGCACGGCCGTGCTGGTGTACCAATGGAGGTTATGGGATTGATGCTGGGAGAATTTGTTGATGACTACACTGTGCGAGTGATTGATGTGTTTGCGATGCCCCAGTCTGGAAcc GGTGTGAGTGTTGAAGCAGTGGACCCTGTGTTCCAGGCCAAGATGCTGGACATGCTGAAGCAGACCGGCAG ACCAGAGATGGTGGTTGGGTGGTACCACAGTCACCCTGGTTTTGGCTGCTGGTTGTCTGGCGTGGACATCAACACACAGCAGAGCTTCGAGGCCCTGTCAGAGCGAGCCGTTGCAGTGGTGGTGGATCCCATTCAGAGTGTCAAAGGAAAG GTTGTTATTGATGCCTTCAGATTGATCAACGCCAACATGATGGTGTTGGGTCATGAACCAAGACAAACCACATCCAACCTGGGTCATCTGAACAAGCCCTCAATCCAG GCTCTGATTCATGGCCTCAACAGACACTACTACTCCATCACCATCAATTACAGGAAAAATGAGCTGGAGCAAAAG ATGCTGTTAAACCTGCACAAGAAGAGCTGGATGGAGGGCCTGACCCTGCAGGACTACAGCGAGCACTGCAAACTCAATGAGACCATCGTCAAGGAAATGCTGGAGCTGGCCAAGAACTACAATAAG gcTGTTGAAGAGGAGGACAAAATGACCCCAGAGCAGCTGGCAATCAAGAATGTTGGAAAACAG GATCCCAAGAGGCACTTGgaggagcatgtagatgttttAATGACATCCAACATTGTTCAGTGCCTAGCTGCCATGTTGGATACTGTGGTTTTCCAGTGA